Proteins from a genomic interval of Nematostella vectensis chromosome 12, jaNemVect1.1, whole genome shotgun sequence:
- the LOC5520584 gene encoding diacylglycerol kinase epsilon, with protein sequence MGFAIQWNGDALQIFISCLFFVAISWIITKLLSWRNRKELRVADPHKGHHWFFTEFLDKPSYCNACENALVRGLHCENCTLSVHDECLETANEVFTCKALVLSRRSSLKHHYIRGNLPLCSYCSVCGCLCGTAPRLCDQRCIWCQEKVHDDCLRNQSMICDFGRYRTLILPPHCISLTLVGWRKNKQRFVVKEITPPNTRNWSPLLVFANCKSGDNDGERLLQAFRGVLNPVQVIDLHEVPPETALEFCRLLPGHRCRVLVCGGDGSVGWVLDALDKVKLKLSPYIGILPLGTGNDLARVLGWGSGYAGEEDANDVLNSILKADVTELDRWKVTVECAGFLGVRKPRKTYSMNNYFSVGCDAKVVLNFHRHRESQPTLFTSRLFNKAMYGVYGARDVLQQECKNLHEMVELELDDKKVELPDLEGIVILNISSWCGGCDMWNSCSDDDGRPPTASVSDGLLEVVGLYSSLHIARLQVSLADPHRIGQAHKIKLTLTKAKHLPVQVDGEPWEQAPCVITITHHNQALMLKRGEES encoded by the exons ATGGGCTTCGCAATACAGTGGAACGGCGATGCGCTGCAAATCTTCATTAGTTGCCTTTTTTTCGTGGCTATTTCATGGATTATTACCAAACTTCTAAGTTGGCGAAATCGTAAAGAGCTTCGTGTAGCAGACCCCCACAAAGGCCATCATTGGTTTTTCACGGAGTTTCTCGATAAACCTTCGTACTGTAATGCATGTGAGAACGCTCTCGTTCGTGGTCTTCATTGCGAAAACTGTACATTGTCTGTACACGATGAATGCCTAGAAACAGCGAATGAAGTGTTTACGTGCAAAGCTCTTGTACTAAGCCGGCGCTCCTCACTAAAACATCACTATATTCGTGGGAACTTACCTTTGTGTAGTTACTGtagtgtgtgtgggtgtttaTGCGGTACAGCCCCAAGGCTATGCGATCAGAGGTGTATTTGGTGCCAGGAAAAAGTCCATGACGATTGCCTACGGAACCAGTCTATGATTTGCGATTTCGGTCGGTATAGAACCCTGATTCTCCCGCCACATTGTATCAGCCTCACGTTAGTCGGCTGGCggaaaaataaacagagaTTTGTAGTAAAAGAGATAACTCCCCCTAACACTCGCAACTGGAGTCCCCTTTTAGTGTTTGCTAACTGCAAAAGCGGGGATAACGATGGAGAAAGACTGCTACAAGCGTTTAGGGGAGTTCTAAACCCAGTGCAG GTGATAGATCTCCACGAAGTACCACCCGAGACAGCCCTTGAGTTTTGTCGGCTACTTCCTGGACACAGATGTCGAGTGCTGGtgtgtggtggtgatggaagCGTTGGCTGGGTGCTTGATGCTTTGGACAAAGTTAAATTAAAG ctgTCCCCCTACATTGGCATCTTACCTTTGGGTACAGGGAATGACCTCGCCCGGGTCTTGGGGTGGGGCAGTGGATACGCCGGAGAGGAAGATGCCAATGATGTTCTTAACTCAATTTTGAAAGCTGACGTCACAGAACTTGATAG ATGGAAAGTCACAGTTGAATGTGCAGGGTTCTTGGGTGTGAGAAAGCCGAGAAAG ACCTACAGTATGAATAACTACTTCTCAGTGGGCTGTGATGCCAAAGTTGTGTTAAACTTCCACCGTCACAGAGAGAGCCAACCCACACTCTTCACAAGCAGACTATTTAACAAG gctatgtatggtgtgtatggcgcAAGGGATGTACTACAGCAGGAATGTAAAAACCTTCATGAAATGGTTGAG CTTGAGCTTGATGACAAGAAGGTGGAGTTGCCTGATCTCGAGGGAATCGTCATCCTCAACATCAGCAGCTGGTGCGGTGGATGTGACATGTGGAACAGCtgcagtgatgatgatggcaggCCACCCACGGCAAG TGTAAGTGATGGTCTACTGGAGGTAGTGGGCCTTTATTCCTCACTTCACATTGCTCGGCTACAAGTCAGCCTCGCTGACCCTCACCGGATTGGACAGGCTCACAAAATTAAG CTCACGTTAACGAAGGCCAAACACCTGCCTGTGCAAGTGGACGGGGAGCCCTGGGAACAAGCGCCTTGCGTGATTACCATAACACACCACAACCAGGCCTTGATGCTGAAGCGAGGTGAAGAGAGCTAG
- the LOC5520675 gene encoding neuropeptide receptor 22 has protein sequence MALSAEAETVFKVTFAALILLNVGGNSLVCLVVRRFQRMRTPMNYLLVNLAISDIVVGIFFLPRHLLLGVFTYPDDGLAADWLCKLITYANLAWLASFASVYTLVIIAWERYNAIMKPLSVSARFTTKKIKICVAFTWIIAFLVTLAEVIATEYNKETAFCDYNWKEAWNKADAAFWLFGVGVLPTVIMCSLYGRVIKSLWCSRQAVTPHDVSYRSLLKSRKRVTKAALTVTSILFACWMPNLIYYFMTTFTPKSSSTGSALTNVSPIWYRLSHVLILLNSSVNPLVYAVQDRRFRAGMKSYLCRCKRRAQENSMQQDDTIFRLSVINGR, from the coding sequence ATGGCTTTATCGGCGGAGGCGGAAACAGTTTTCAAGGTTACATTTGCAGCCTTGATTCTCTTAAATGTGGGAGGCAATTCACTTGTCTGTTTGGTAGTCAGACGATTCCAGCGCATGCGCACTCCCATGAACTATCTTCTGGTGAACCTCGCAATAAGCGATATCGTCGTTGGAATCTTTTTCTTACCTCGTCATCTGCTACTTGGCGTTTTTACATACCCGGATGATGGCCTCGCCGCTGATTGGCTGTGCAAGCTTATTACGTATGCCAACCTAGCATGGCTTGCAAGTTTTGCTAGTGTGTACACGCTGGTAATCATTGCGTGGGAGCGCTACAACGCTATCATGAAGCCTCTATCAGTGTCAGCACGATTTACAAccaagaaaatcaaaatctgcGTCGCATTCACTTGGATAATTGCTTTTCTTGTAACTCTAGCTGAAGTCATCGCCACAGAATACAACAAAGAGACCGCATTTTGTGATTATAACTGGAAGGAAGCTTGGAATAAAGCGGACGCAGCGTTCTGGTTATTTGGTGTTGGAGTTCTTCCTACGGTCATCATGTGTTCGCTTTACGGACGCGTCATTAAGAGCTTATGGTGCAGTAGACAAGCCGTGACCCCCCACGACGTCTCGTACCGATCGCTTCTCAAGTCCAGGAAGCGAGTGACCAAAGCAGCCTTGACTGTCACTTCCATACTATTCGCCTGTTGGATGCCCAATCTTATCTATTATTTCATGACTACTTTTACTCCCAAGTCGAGTAGTACAGGGAGTGCGCTTACTAATGTCTCACCAATATGGTACCGCCTGTCACATGTGCTTATCCTGTTGAATTCGAGTGTGAATCCGCTTGTTTATGCAGTACAGGATAGGAGATTTAGGGCGGGTATGAAAAGTTACCTTTGTCGGTGCAAGCGGCGTGCACAGGAGAATTCCATGCAACAGGATGATACGATCTTCAGGCTGTCTGTAATAAACGGCCGATAA
- the LOC5520585 gene encoding protein chibby homolog 1, with amino-acid sequence MPLFGKKKSPRRKLEAGSSNLSKSNVSLADTSVDPNDPNAALVKLKLGGNELVFRDGEWCSDATGAVKGSADANLQKINNQLKEENNYLKYKIDVLLDMLAATTADCNVIEKELETLQNQKRGRAMQR; translated from the exons ATGCCGTTGTTTGGAAAGAAGAAATCTCCCCGGAGAAAACTCGAAGCTGGGTCTAGCAACCTCAGCAAGTCAAATGTGAGCTTAGCAGATACAAGTGTGGATCCGAATGATCCTAATGCAGCATTGGTTAAGCTGAAACTCGGCGGCAATGAGTTGGTTTTTCGAGATGGAGAGTGGTGTTCAG ATGCAACAGGCGCTGTTAAAGGAAGTGCAGATGCTAACTTGCAAAAGATCAACAACCAActtaaagaagaaaacaacTATTTGAAATATAAAATAGATGTTCTACTTGATATG ctTGCTGCAACCACTGCAGATTGCAATGTGATAGAGAAAGAACTGGAGACATTACAAAACCAGAAACGAGGGAGAGCTATGCAGAGATGA